In the Acidimicrobiia bacterium genome, CGCGGTGAGTTACGGGCTGGCTTGTCTCGAACTCGAAGCAGGCGATTCGGGATTGCGCAGCTTGGTCTCCGTGCAGGGTTCGTTGGCCATGTTCCCGATCTGGAAATACGGGTCAGAAGAGCACAAGGAGGAGTGGCTTCCCAGGATGGCGACCGGCGAGGTAATCGGCTGCTTCGGACTGACCGAAGCGGACAGCGGTTCCGATGCCGGGTCGATGAAGACGAACGCCAAACGCGCCGGCTCCGATTGGGTTTTGAACGGGTCGAAGATGTGGATCACCAACGGCAACATCGCAGGAGTCGCCGTCGTGTGGGCTCGCACCGAGGACGGAATTCGCGGTTTTGTCGTGCCGACCGACACCCCTGGCTTTTCAGCCAACCTCATCCACAAGAAGATGTCGTTACGGGCGTCGGTGACGAGCGAGTTGGTTTTCGACAACGTCCGACTTCCCGAGTCAGCCATGCTGCCTGGCGTGGCCGGCATGAAGGGCCCCCTGTCGTGTCTGTCCGAGGCTCGATTCGGGATTGCCTGGGGCGCGGTTGGCGCAGCCCGGGCGTGCTATGAGGCGGCGCTGAATTATGCAAAGGAACGAGAACAGTTCGGGACCCCGATCGCGGCGTTTCAGCTGACCCAGGACAAATTGGTCGACATGATGATCGGCGTGAACCAGGCGACGCAGGTTGCTTTGCGGATGGGACGCTTGAAGGATTCGACCGGTCTACATCCCGCCCAGGTGAGCTTCGGTAAAAAAGCCAATGTCCGCATGGCCCTGGAGGTCGCCCGTGAGGCCCGCTCGGTGCTGGGTGCCAACGGCATCACGCTCGAATACCCGGTGGTGCGCCACATGAACAACCTCGAGTCGGTGTACACCTATGAGGGCACCAACGAGATGCACACCCTCATCCTTGGCCAGGCGATCACGGGTATTTCGGCGTTCCACGCCCCCCAGTAGCCGGTGGTCGGAGATGCCGACCGTTTCTGTCACAGGCCCGAGATACGTTTCTCAGATCAAGGTATGGAGGTCTGGTGAAAGTGTTTGTTGCGGTTCGGGTCGGAACCGAGGAGATGTTCGACGGGGTTGAGGGAGAGCTGGTGCGTCCAGCCCGGCCGGTCCACGAATCCACAGCTGACGGACCAAGGTTCATGGGGATTGCAAGTGGGAGGGCCAGCAGATACGCCCGGGTGGCCGACCTGGGTCATGTTGGCCACGCTCCCTTCCGGTCGGTGTTCTTTGATGCGCTCGTGCGGGACACCGGGTTGGAGGTCACCAACGACAATCAGCGTCGGGCGATGGAGTCGGCTGAACAGGTTCTGGCCGCAGCCGACGCCCTCGATGAGGGGACCATTGTGAAGTATGACGGCTGGCGGATCCGGGCGGTTGCCACCCGGTAGCGCTGGTCGACTTGCGGTTCTAGGAGCGGGCTCGCTCAGCGTGAAGCTTGGCAAGCTCGTCCAGCATCTGATCGGCGCGGCGCAGGTGGCCGTGGGCGGCGAAGGCGTGCGCCGAACCCTTGGGGACGTCCATCTCCATGAGCCGCACCGCAGCGGTACGGGCTTCTGACGCCGCGAGTTCACACTCGTCGGCGACCCGACGAAAGTCTTGAGCCGCCTCGGCGATGTGGGGTGCGACGTCGACGGTCTGGGCGACGGCGTCCGTTACATAACCCTCGGCGATGACCGCCTTGGCCTGTTCAAGGGTGAAGCGACCATGGGTGACCTCTCGGCCCACTACGACCCCGCTGATGTGATGGCCTTCCTTTTGGAGTGCCATCAACGAGCGTAAGTCGTCGAGATGCCGCACGCCGCCAGCGGCGATGATCGGTTCTTCGACGATGGCCAACGCGTCGCGCATCATCGAGTTGTCTGGTGGCTCGACGAGGGCGTCGCGCCCGGCTTCGCTGATCAGGAAGGCGGCGACTCCCGCCGAGGCCATTTCCAGAAGGACCTCCTCGAGGAACCGCCCGCTGTTCTGGGTCCAGCCCCGGGTGGCTAATTCTTCGTTGGGGCGGACATCGAGCGAAACTGCGATGTGCTCAGGATATTTCTGGCAGAGTTCGTAGACCATGGTCTGGTCTTCGATGGCGGCGGTGCCCATCACTACCCGCCACGCCCCGGACTCAATGAGGCGAGCGGCTTCGACCTGAGATCTAACACCGCCCGCTACCTGGACGGGAACTTTCACTTCACTGATGAGGCGGTCGATGAGATCGCGGTTGCGGTAGTCGCGGTTGGCTGCCGCGTCGAGGTCGACGACATGAATGAAGTCGGCTCCCTGACTGACCCAGCTGAGGGCCCTTCCAACCGGGTCATTGTCAAGAGTGATGGCATCGGCCATTTTGCCACGGGGAAGCCTGACTGACCGGCCATCGAGAATATTGACGCGCGCGTATAGATCCATGTATTGAACCTACCACGGGCGGCGCCATGACACGACGGGTGATCTAGTGTTGAAGTTCCAGCGAGGAGACGGCATGAAGTACCGGAATATCGGCAAGTGGGGCATCAAGGTGTCCGAAATCGCTCTCGGGGCGTGGACTACCTACGGTGATTCCGTCGAAGACCTGACGGTCATCAAGCAGATCGTGCGGGTGGCCTATGAGGGTGGCGTCAACTTCTTCGACAATGCCGACGTGTACGCCATTGGCAAAGGCGAGCAGGTCATGGGGATGGTCCTCGCTGACTACCCGCGCCATACCCTGGTCATGTCTTCGAAGGTCTATTGGCCGATGTCGGACGATATCAACGATCGTGGGTTGAGCCGTAAACACATTCGTGAATCGATCGATGGTTCGCTGCGGAACCTCAAAACGGACTACCTGGACCTGTATTTTGCTCATCGCCATGATCCTTCTGTACCGATGGAGGAAATCGTTACGTCGTTCTCCGGTCTGGTTGACTCAGGCAAGGTGACCTATTGGGGTACGTCGGAGTGGCCGGCCGAGCAGATTGCCGAAGCGGTTGCCTTTGCAAAAGAAAACGGTCTCCATCCGCCGATCGTCGATCAACCTCAATACTCGATGCTTCATCGGGATCGGGTCGAAAACGAGGTGATGCCGGTCACCAACTCGGCAGGAATGGGCCTGGTGGTTTGGTCGCCGCTGGCGATGGGCATGCTGACGGGCAAATACGATGACGGCCTCCCGGAGGGCGCTCGCCTGTCGGATAACGACGGATTCAGGGAACGAATCCTTACTGATGCCAACCGCGCCAGGGTCAAGTCGTTGACCGAGATCGCCGATGGCCTGCATGCCACGCGGGCTCAACTGGCCCTCGCCTGGGTGCTTCGGACCAAGTCGGTCTCTGCAGCCATCACGGGAGCGACCCGGCCCGATCAAATTGCCGAAACGATCGAGGCGACCAGCATCCACGTCAACGAGGAGACGATTGCCAGGATCGAAGCCATCCTGTCAGATGACTGACCGCCGCGATACGCTCAGGTAGCAGCCGCTTGTCCGAGCCGGGCCGCGATCCGCTCCAGTCCCGACCTGATCAGGTTGCCGTAGCTATCGTTTCGCAGTGACTCGATACACGACATGCCAGCGTCGACATGATTGCGTGCGTCGTCGGGTCGGTTAAGCCTTCGGTAAACATCGGCGAGGTTGAGATGGAGCGACGGGTACATGCCTCCGACGCCTGACTTCACTCTCCAAGGAGGGTGGCGGCGGTTTCCCGGTTTGCTCCCTGGCCCAGCTCGATTGCCTTGGCGATCCGGTCGATCACCGGGTCTGTGCTCATCTTGATCTCCGGCGTTTCGGCCTAGCCCTCGGACCACACGCCCAGTTCGTTGCCGCTCGGGTCAAGGAAGTGGAACCGTCTCCCGCCGGGAAAGTCGAACGCCGGTCGGGAAATGGTGCCGCCTGCCGAGGAGACGGCTCGTTCACTGGCCTTGAGGTCGCTGGAATAGAGAATCACGAGGGCTCCGTCGGTGGACGGTTGCCGGCCCTCGGCGTCCTGCTCGAAGCCACCCTCGATACCGGCTCCCGCGAAGCCCACGTAGGTCGGAGCCCAGTCCTGGAAAGTCCATCCGAATGCCGAGCCGTAGAAGGCCTTCGTCGCCTCGACATCGGAGCACGGTATCTCGATGTAGTTGATGGTGTGGTGCACGTTGGCGTCGGTCATGATGTCACTATATAGATGACGGACGTCAGAGCCCATCGCAAACTCCGGTGAACCTGCCCGGCGTCGGGCGCTGTGGAACCCTTCTGACTTACGGTATCGTTCCATCAAGATGCGTATCGGTGTCACCCTCTTGTGCCTAGCGGTGCTTCTCGTTGGTTGTTCGAGATTCGGTGTTCAGAACTCCCGCGAGAACGACGAATCCGCCTCAACTATGACGCCGACGACCTCGGTGTCGGTACCCGTTACGAATGGTGAGGGTGAGATCATGGGAGACCCATACGACCAGTGCGAGATCACTCAGTCGACCGCCCAACCCGATCCTCCGAATTGCATAGGAGACCCGGCCTTCGAATGGGAGAGAGCGCCCACCTACGGCGGCCACGAAGGAACCGGCTGGCTATCCGAAGGGGTACTGCTCTCGGACCCGAGCGAACCCTATGTCACAGTGGGTTTCGAGCTCGCCGAACGCTGTGGCATCACCCGTATGGTCGTCCGCGAGACAGACGCGTCCGTCACAGTGGGGCTGCAGCATGCCGTGCTTGACCCTGGGGCTGAGGTCGAATGCGAGACCGGTGAGAAGAAATGGGCGATACGTCGAGATCTCGAAGCCCCCCTCGGAGAACGAGAACTGGTGTTCGCTCCGCCTCCGTAGATGCGGAAAAGAGTCCGGGCAACGACTCAGAAACGCCATGGGCCAACAGGTCGATAGCGAATTATTTCCCTCGAAAGGCTGGCGATTCGCGCTCGTCGGTAGCGATGCCGTCGCGGCTTCGTATGAATTTTGGATCGCTCTCGATGAACAGCTCACCATTAGACACGTAGGTCGGGTACGGGGTCAGAGACCGGGGACTTGGTCCGGCCAGTACGTCCCATTTCGTGAATACTTGCTTCCGTGGCAGCTGTCGCTGAACGTCCACTGTTCCGTCCATTGTTCAGCGGATGCGTATTCGAGA is a window encoding:
- a CDS encoding aldo/keto reductase family protein, whose product is MKYRNIGKWGIKVSEIALGAWTTYGDSVEDLTVIKQIVRVAYEGGVNFFDNADVYAIGKGEQVMGMVLADYPRHTLVMSSKVYWPMSDDINDRGLSRKHIRESIDGSLRNLKTDYLDLYFAHRHDPSVPMEEIVTSFSGLVDSGKVTYWGTSEWPAEQIAEAVAFAKENGLHPPIVDQPQYSMLHRDRVENEVMPVTNSAGMGLVVWSPLAMGMLTGKYDDGLPEGARLSDNDGFRERILTDANRARVKSLTEIADGLHATRAQLALAWVLRTKSVSAAITGATRPDQIAETIEATSIHVNEETIARIEAILSDD
- a CDS encoding acyl-CoA dehydrogenase family protein: MATQPDPLDFLDLRSQLSDEERMIQDTVRQFVSDRILPDIDDWFEQGTFPIEITRELGQLGLLGMHLEGYGCAGTNAVSYGLACLELEAGDSGLRSLVSVQGSLAMFPIWKYGSEEHKEEWLPRMATGEVIGCFGLTEADSGSDAGSMKTNAKRAGSDWVLNGSKMWITNGNIAGVAVVWARTEDGIRGFVVPTDTPGFSANLIHKKMSLRASVTSELVFDNVRLPESAMLPGVAGMKGPLSCLSEARFGIAWGAVGAARACYEAALNYAKEREQFGTPIAAFQLTQDKLVDMMIGVNQATQVALRMGRLKDSTGLHPAQVSFGKKANVRMALEVAREARSVLGANGITLEYPVVRHMNNLESVYTYEGTNEMHTLILGQAITGISAFHAPQ
- a CDS encoding VOC family protein, whose product is MTDANVHHTINYIEIPCSDVEATKAFYGSAFGWTFQDWAPTYVGFAGAGIEGGFEQDAEGRQPSTDGALVILYSSDLKASERAVSSAGGTISRPAFDFPGGRRFHFLDPSGNELGVWSEG